Proteins encoded within one genomic window of Amorphoplanes friuliensis DSM 7358:
- a CDS encoding IS5/IS1182 family transposase translates to MLSYPATISLSSQSLNHLAGLIRHHRRQLRSRWRVLAPARQALLALAHLRNGDTYHRLATGFAISTTTAWRYVREAIDLLAATADNLATAMTRIRRLSFAILDGTLIPIDRVADDKAYYSGKHRRHGMNVQVVADPARRLIWASPALPGRAHDLTAARTHGLIEALAKARVITFADRAYQGTQRPLITPYKKHKGRKVFTAWNKQFNRDHAAIRANGERANATLKQWKVLVQVRCSPGRTTAIVQAIQVLHSVEAADHPR, encoded by the coding sequence ATGCTGTCTTACCCCGCGACGATCTCTCTGTCCAGCCAGTCCCTGAACCACCTGGCCGGCCTCATCCGCCACCACCGCCGGCAACTACGATCGCGGTGGCGGGTCCTGGCCCCGGCCCGGCAAGCACTGCTCGCCCTGGCCCACCTGCGCAACGGCGACACCTACCACCGCCTGGCCACCGGCTTTGCCATCAGCACCACCACCGCCTGGCGATACGTCCGCGAAGCCATCGACCTACTCGCCGCCACCGCCGACAACCTGGCCACCGCCATGACCCGGATCCGGCGGCTGTCGTTCGCAATCCTCGACGGCACCCTGATCCCGATCGACCGGGTCGCCGACGACAAGGCTTACTACTCCGGTAAGCACCGACGGCACGGCATGAATGTCCAAGTCGTCGCCGACCCGGCCAGGCGGCTCATCTGGGCCTCACCCGCGCTACCGGGCAGGGCACATGACCTGACCGCGGCTCGCACCCACGGCCTGATCGAGGCCCTGGCCAAGGCTAGGGTGATCACCTTCGCCGACCGGGCCTACCAAGGCACCCAACGCCCGTTGATCACTCCGTACAAGAAACACAAAGGCCGCAAAGTCTTCACCGCCTGGAACAAGCAATTCAACCGCGATCACGCTGCGATCCGCGCCAACGGCGAACGCGCCAACGCCACCCTCAAACAATGGAAAGTCCTGGTCCAGGTCCGCTGCAGCCCCGGCCGGACCACAGCGATCGTGCAGGCAATCCAGGTCCTGCACAGCGTTGAGGCAGCTGATCACCCACGATGA
- a CDS encoding LamG-like jellyroll fold domain-containing protein yields MRSRSLLASAVLAGAFLGSVPGVAAAHQQAGAAPVTVSAAARTAVLHATAARAAGGTGRLVARYAFDGARSGSIPDDSGNGHTLRLITGNGGTVSPVQHGSGQALRFPGKCSAKKCPHAALQSPSAASLNPGTRPISYGAMVLLTRGQTSKGQNVVQKGYSATSSQYKLQIDGAAGRASCVLVGAKPGIKLVTSSRSVADGAWHTIECRRQGTNLTVLVDGAVRGNRAISAQLSVSNNRPFSVGGKGAYSDNDQFQGTLDNVWVRIG; encoded by the coding sequence ATGCGATCTCGTAGTCTCCTCGCCTCCGCGGTCCTCGCCGGGGCGTTCCTCGGCTCCGTCCCCGGCGTCGCCGCGGCCCACCAGCAGGCCGGCGCCGCCCCCGTCACCGTGTCGGCGGCGGCCCGCACCGCGGTGCTGCACGCCACCGCCGCCCGCGCGGCCGGCGGCACGGGAAGGCTGGTCGCGCGGTACGCCTTCGACGGGGCGCGGTCCGGCTCCATCCCCGACGACTCCGGCAACGGGCACACCCTCAGGCTGATCACCGGCAACGGCGGCACGGTCAGCCCGGTCCAGCACGGCAGCGGCCAGGCCCTGCGGTTCCCCGGCAAGTGCTCGGCCAAGAAGTGCCCGCACGCCGCCCTGCAGAGCCCCAGCGCCGCCAGCCTCAACCCCGGGACCCGGCCGATCTCGTACGGCGCGATGGTCCTGCTGACCCGGGGCCAGACCAGCAAGGGCCAGAACGTGGTGCAGAAGGGCTACTCGGCCACCAGCAGCCAGTACAAGCTGCAGATCGACGGCGCCGCCGGCCGGGCCAGCTGTGTCCTGGTCGGTGCGAAGCCGGGGATAAAGCTCGTCACCAGCTCCCGGTCGGTCGCCGACGGTGCCTGGCACACGATCGAGTGCCGCCGCCAGGGCACGAACCTGACCGTGCTGGTCGACGGGGCCGTCCGCGGGAACAGGGCGATCTCCGCACAGCTGTCGGTCTCCAACAACCGCCCGTTCAGCGTCGGTGGCAAGGGCGCCTACTCGGACAACGACCAGTTCCAGGGCACCCTCGACAACGTGTGGGTGCGGATCGGCTAG
- a CDS encoding ABC transporter permease produces MTTMTRVPRTGSPILPTKVTPNPRPFRLVRHSLALAKRSLIKTARTPEALIDVTLQPVLFLVIFVYIFGGAVAGSTHDYLQFLLPGILAQTIATGCIAIGVNLNTDLAKGIFDRFRSLPVPRSAPLVGAVLGDVVRYVIVTVVTLAIGYVMGFRITTDPLSAIAGCALAVLFALCLSWLPVLVSMKVRTPGAVQGIMFALIMPLSFASNVFVGTSTLPGWMQSFVNVNPLTHLVGAMRGLFLGEPLGTHVWWTLAWCAGFVVVFMPLALRAYRKKV; encoded by the coding sequence ATGACCACGATGACTCGCGTACCGCGTACCGGCAGCCCGATCCTGCCCACGAAGGTCACCCCGAACCCGCGGCCGTTCCGGCTCGTGCGGCACTCCCTGGCCCTCGCCAAACGCAGCCTGATCAAGACCGCGCGAACACCCGAGGCCCTGATCGACGTGACGTTGCAGCCGGTGCTGTTCCTCGTCATCTTCGTCTACATCTTCGGTGGGGCGGTCGCCGGATCCACCCACGACTACCTGCAGTTCCTGCTCCCGGGCATCCTCGCGCAGACGATCGCGACCGGCTGCATCGCGATCGGCGTCAACCTCAACACCGACCTCGCCAAGGGCATCTTCGACCGGTTCCGGTCCTTGCCCGTACCCCGCTCGGCGCCACTGGTGGGTGCGGTCCTCGGCGACGTCGTCCGGTACGTGATCGTCACGGTCGTGACGCTGGCGATCGGCTACGTGATGGGTTTCCGGATCACGACCGATCCGCTCAGTGCGATCGCCGGCTGCGCCCTGGCCGTGCTCTTCGCGCTCTGCCTCAGCTGGCTGCCGGTCCTGGTCTCGATGAAGGTGCGGACGCCCGGGGCCGTGCAGGGCATCATGTTCGCCCTGATCATGCCGCTGAGCTTCGCGTCCAACGTGTTCGTCGGCACCAGCACGCTGCCCGGCTGGATGCAGAGCTTCGTCAACGTGAACCCGCTGACCCACCTGGTCGGCGCGATGCGCGGCCTGTTCCTCGGCGAGCCCCTCGGCACCCACGTGTGGTGGACGCTCGCCTGGTGCGCCGGCTTTGTTGTGGTCTTCATGCCACTGGCGCTGCGGGCGTACCGGAAAAAGGTCTAA
- a CDS encoding BTAD domain-containing putative transcriptional regulator, producing the protein MTTVTTLGVLAVDGRPVRGERLAALVRELVGARGRAVSAAALVDAVWQGEPPDDSAGALQALVSRVRRLGLAVEAVAGGYRVPVDRVDVDAVTARGLVEQARNALRSGDAAGARSAADRARALFPEIPELAGAEGTRLFADVAVLRAEAALAGAGGFDEKDLRRLAEHTPPDEPAAALLVRVLAAQGRDAEALEVFERLRTELADRYGADPSPVLAEAHLALLRGELKVARAVPGKQGLPRGWRRSATALVGREGDVAAVTSALADAPLVTIVAVGGAGKTRLAAEVARRTPGPVRVIELAGVRSPAGVLPAVVAAFGGAETASTAPGMSLERRVLNPEERLRALAFELEGLVVLDNCEHVLDAAAEVVADLLAAASPEVAVLATSRAPLGLVGEVVHRLVALPDGEALGLLEARAKAGGAVPTWDEERSLALCHRLDNLPLALELAAARLRSMPIDDVLAGLSDRFALLDDALRGLPERHASLWAMVDWSRELLTSADRELFQRLSVIPAPFTADLAAAVAGVPDVRRGLANLVEQSLLSFEGDGPAPRYRMLETVREYGEARLDAAGGREQASTGLTGWAQALAVTLVRDYSGFGQLDAFARCAAEQGNLLAGLRWAIVHDDEPAAVDIAVALFHLWTVRGLHLEVTTWAASLLHPDDPAARLRSAITGGRGAGRPLPDADRLVWLCLLVGVNAGITGPLRLAAIGRRVVRHALVERAGEISARQRVLAAALPALDRIHPDGNLVAAEELVAFPDPYVRGFGLFLRAVLRENGGMPAASIPDAEEAYRSFEQAGDHWGMAMTAQVVGHSVSSRGDERATMWLSRSVRHMELVGAVQDARSIGVLLDVQLALTGDAEAEQRLVELAASGPGEEIDTVQANLGLAHLAWRRHRYDEALAYGDAVDRAAARFTEQGPERRLVFRVAVAVLQLWVGEVRPELRTQLEARAVAQLVMARDEALSTHENPLLGAWALGGAELASIRGERDTARDLWTLGIRVGAMVGLVFPPGEGERLATALGSEDKRRELLAAWQGRPLAAISSRIRELMDGLLN; encoded by the coding sequence ATGACCACTGTTACGACGCTGGGTGTGCTGGCTGTTGATGGGCGGCCGGTGCGGGGTGAGCGGCTGGCTGCGCTAGTCCGGGAGCTGGTCGGCGCGCGGGGCCGGGCGGTTTCCGCCGCAGCGTTGGTTGATGCGGTCTGGCAGGGTGAGCCGCCGGATGATTCCGCCGGTGCGTTGCAGGCTCTCGTGTCACGTGTGCGGCGGCTCGGGCTGGCGGTTGAGGCGGTTGCGGGTGGTTACCGCGTACCGGTGGATCGGGTTGATGTTGATGCTGTGACCGCTCGCGGGCTGGTTGAGCAGGCGCGGAACGCGCTGCGGAGTGGTGACGCGGCGGGGGCGCGGTCGGCGGCTGATCGGGCGCGCGCGCTTTTTCCGGAGATTCCTGAGCTTGCCGGTGCCGAGGGCACCCGGCTTTTTGCCGATGTTGCCGTGTTGCGGGCCGAGGCCGCGCTCGCCGGTGCCGGTGGGTTCGACGAGAAGGATCTGCGGCGGCTGGCCGAGCACACCCCGCCGGATGAGCCGGCCGCGGCGTTGCTGGTGCGGGTGCTCGCCGCGCAGGGTCGTGATGCCGAGGCCCTCGAGGTGTTTGAGCGTTTGCGTACGGAGCTGGCCGACCGGTACGGCGCCGATCCGTCGCCGGTGCTGGCTGAGGCGCATCTGGCGTTGCTGCGAGGTGAGCTCAAGGTGGCCCGGGCGGTTCCGGGCAAACAGGGGCTGCCGCGGGGGTGGCGGCGCTCGGCGACCGCGCTGGTTGGCCGGGAGGGTGACGTGGCGGCGGTGACCTCGGCGCTGGCCGATGCGCCGCTGGTGACGATCGTGGCGGTCGGTGGTGCGGGGAAGACGCGGCTCGCCGCCGAGGTGGCCCGGCGCACCCCGGGGCCGGTACGCGTCATCGAGCTGGCCGGTGTACGTTCCCCGGCCGGTGTGCTGCCCGCGGTTGTCGCGGCGTTCGGTGGGGCCGAGACAGCGTCGACGGCACCGGGGATGAGTCTCGAACGGCGGGTGCTGAACCCGGAGGAGCGACTCCGGGCGCTTGCCTTCGAGCTCGAAGGTCTGGTGGTCCTGGACAACTGCGAGCATGTTCTCGATGCTGCCGCGGAGGTGGTCGCCGACCTGCTGGCGGCGGCTTCGCCCGAGGTTGCGGTGCTGGCCACGAGTCGGGCACCGCTCGGCCTGGTCGGGGAGGTCGTGCACCGGTTGGTGGCGCTGCCCGATGGGGAGGCGCTCGGGTTGCTCGAGGCGCGGGCCAAGGCCGGCGGCGCGGTGCCGACCTGGGACGAGGAACGCTCTCTCGCCCTCTGTCACCGGCTCGACAACCTTCCGCTCGCGTTGGAGCTGGCTGCGGCCCGGCTGCGGTCGATGCCGATCGACGATGTCCTGGCCGGGCTCAGTGACCGGTTCGCGCTGCTGGACGACGCGTTGCGCGGGTTGCCGGAACGTCACGCGAGTCTGTGGGCGATGGTCGACTGGAGTCGGGAGCTCCTGACGTCCGCCGATCGTGAGCTGTTCCAGCGGCTCTCGGTGATCCCGGCGCCTTTCACCGCCGATCTGGCGGCCGCGGTCGCCGGTGTCCCCGACGTCCGCCGCGGGCTGGCGAACCTGGTCGAGCAGTCGCTCCTGAGCTTCGAGGGCGACGGTCCGGCGCCGAGGTACCGGATGCTCGAGACCGTCCGTGAGTACGGCGAGGCCCGGCTTGACGCCGCCGGTGGCCGGGAGCAGGCGTCGACCGGTCTGACCGGCTGGGCGCAGGCGCTGGCCGTCACCCTCGTACGCGACTACTCCGGTTTCGGGCAGCTGGACGCGTTTGCCCGCTGTGCCGCCGAGCAGGGCAATCTGCTGGCCGGTCTGCGCTGGGCCATCGTGCACGACGACGAGCCTGCCGCCGTCGACATCGCCGTGGCGCTGTTTCACCTGTGGACCGTTCGTGGCCTGCATCTGGAGGTCACGACCTGGGCTGCCTCGCTGCTGCACCCGGACGATCCCGCGGCGCGGCTTCGGTCCGCGATCACCGGCGGCCGGGGAGCCGGGCGGCCGCTGCCCGACGCCGATCGGCTCGTCTGGTTGTGCCTGCTGGTGGGGGTCAACGCGGGCATCACCGGGCCACTGCGGCTCGCCGCGATCGGGCGGCGGGTCGTCCGCCACGCGCTCGTCGAACGCGCCGGGGAGATCTCCGCCCGGCAGCGGGTGCTCGCCGCGGCGTTGCCCGCCCTGGACCGGATCCACCCCGACGGCAATCTGGTGGCGGCGGAGGAGCTGGTCGCGTTCCCCGACCCGTACGTGCGGGGTTTCGGCCTGTTCCTGCGGGCGGTCCTCCGGGAGAACGGTGGCATGCCCGCGGCCTCGATCCCGGACGCCGAGGAGGCGTACCGGAGTTTTGAGCAGGCCGGGGATCACTGGGGGATGGCGATGACCGCTCAGGTGGTCGGGCATTCCGTCAGCTCGCGCGGCGACGAGCGGGCGACGATGTGGTTGTCGCGCAGCGTGCGGCACATGGAACTGGTCGGTGCCGTGCAGGACGCGCGGTCGATCGGGGTGCTGCTCGATGTGCAGCTGGCGCTCACCGGCGATGCCGAGGCCGAGCAGCGGCTGGTCGAGCTGGCCGCTTCCGGCCCCGGCGAGGAGATCGACACCGTGCAGGCCAACCTGGGTCTCGCGCATCTGGCCTGGCGGCGTCACCGGTACGACGAGGCCCTCGCGTACGGCGACGCGGTGGACCGGGCCGCAGCACGGTTCACCGAGCAGGGGCCGGAACGCCGTCTGGTGTTCCGGGTCGCCGTCGCGGTGCTGCAGCTGTGGGTCGGCGAGGTACGCCCGGAGCTGCGCACCCAGCTGGAGGCCCGCGCGGTCGCCCAGCTGGTGATGGCCCGGGACGAGGCTCTGTCCACTCACGAGAATCCGCTGCTCGGAGCCTGGGCGCTGGGCGGCGCCGAGCTCGCGTCCATCCGCGGCGAGCGGGACACCGCCCGGGACCTGTGGACGCTGGGCATCCGCGTCGGTGCGATGGTCGGTCTGGTGTTCCCACCCGGCGAAGGCGAGCGGCTCGCCACCGCGCTGGGCTCCGAGGACAAGCGCCGCGAACTGCTCGCCGCCTGGCAGGGACGGCCGCTGGCCGCCATCAGCTCCCGCATCCGGGAGCTGATGGACGGCCTGCTGAATTAG
- a CDS encoding alkaline phosphatase family protein: protein MASSTGGSPRDPVPVPATRNRRQELRALFAWPRVIDRTRAVIRSAATTFVVLTFTLWLMPGVRSTDVIDTMGLVVLVAAVGAVLRPLLLAGVVALGGWGAMLLGVVAQVIVMAVALELDPSKRLSGWPTVGVAALLAVVCAAILDWMFDSGTEDTFVKEARRLMRGIRRRQARQAGGRLVTLRRPQAGTEPGLLMIQLDGVSEPVLRWAVRAGNLPTIGRWLRAGTHVMRGWHTGLPSTTPASQAGILHGASRQIPGFRWFEKETGRLMVSNRPRDAAMIEPRLSDGRGLLRDGGVSIGNAFSGDAAISLLTVSHAALPGRSARGWAAFMASPFGFTRALVLGVGEVITELHQARLQRRRNLQPRVSRSGAFLALRPASMLLRDVNVSLIAEQMARGAPAVYCDLVDYDEVAHHAGPARPESMRQLESLDRMLGVLERLAPEAARRYRIVILSDHGQSQGATFRQRHGETLEQVVERFSQPDQAEAPAAPAETEATQDPDFPSSPVAPLLVVSSGNLALIYLTRFPERLGRDRIDHEYPQLIAGLAGHPGVGLVIVDDNGPVAVGAAGRHRLADGTVEGVDPLLPYGPHARADLLRHQQAAHIGDLVLISSVDPVTDEVAAFEELVGSHGGLGGWQTEAMLVHPAEWQITHGDLEGPDAVHRQLVEWLDRLGLRTQTPVEDELEAGGHLAVEQFTQATREHDGAAARLSSSRDR, encoded by the coding sequence GTGGCATCGAGCACCGGGGGCAGCCCGCGCGATCCTGTGCCGGTTCCGGCAACCCGGAACCGCCGCCAGGAGCTGCGCGCCCTTTTTGCCTGGCCGCGGGTCATCGACCGGACCCGCGCGGTCATCCGTAGCGCGGCGACCACCTTTGTCGTCCTGACTTTCACCCTCTGGCTGATGCCCGGTGTCCGCAGCACCGACGTGATCGACACGATGGGCCTGGTGGTGCTCGTCGCCGCTGTCGGTGCCGTGCTGCGCCCGCTTCTGCTGGCCGGTGTGGTCGCCCTGGGTGGCTGGGGCGCGATGCTGCTCGGTGTGGTCGCCCAGGTGATCGTCATGGCGGTCGCGCTGGAGCTGGACCCGTCGAAAAGACTCAGCGGCTGGCCCACCGTCGGTGTCGCGGCGCTGCTGGCCGTGGTCTGCGCGGCGATCCTCGACTGGATGTTCGACAGCGGCACCGAGGACACCTTCGTCAAGGAGGCCCGCCGCCTCATGCGCGGCATCCGCCGGCGCCAGGCCCGGCAGGCGGGCGGCCGGCTGGTCACGCTGCGCCGGCCACAGGCGGGCACCGAGCCGGGTCTCCTGATGATCCAGCTCGACGGGGTCAGCGAACCGGTCCTGCGCTGGGCCGTCCGCGCCGGCAACCTCCCCACGATCGGGCGCTGGCTGCGCGCCGGTACGCACGTCATGCGCGGCTGGCACACCGGTCTGCCCTCGACCACACCCGCGTCGCAAGCGGGCATCCTGCACGGCGCATCCCGGCAGATCCCCGGCTTCCGCTGGTTCGAGAAGGAGACCGGCCGGCTGATGGTCTCCAACCGGCCCCGGGACGCGGCGATGATCGAGCCACGGCTCTCCGACGGCCGCGGACTGCTGCGTGACGGTGGTGTCAGCATCGGGAACGCGTTCTCCGGCGACGCCGCGATCAGCCTGCTGACCGTCAGCCACGCGGCGCTGCCCGGCCGCTCGGCCCGGGGCTGGGCCGCGTTCATGGCCAGCCCGTTCGGCTTCACCCGGGCGCTGGTCCTCGGTGTCGGCGAGGTCATCACCGAGCTGCACCAGGCCCGGCTGCAGCGGCGTCGCAACCTCCAGCCCCGGGTCAGCCGATCGGGTGCCTTCCTGGCGTTGCGCCCGGCCTCGATGCTGCTGCGCGACGTCAACGTCTCGCTGATCGCCGAGCAGATGGCCCGCGGCGCCCCGGCGGTCTACTGCGACCTGGTCGATTACGACGAGGTGGCGCACCACGCCGGCCCGGCCCGGCCCGAGTCGATGCGGCAGCTGGAAAGCCTGGACCGGATGCTCGGTGTGCTCGAACGCCTGGCCCCCGAGGCCGCCCGCCGCTACCGCATCGTGATCCTCTCGGACCACGGTCAGAGCCAGGGCGCCACGTTCCGGCAGCGTCACGGCGAGACCCTCGAACAGGTCGTCGAGCGCTTCTCCCAGCCCGACCAGGCGGAAGCCCCCGCCGCGCCCGCCGAGACCGAGGCGACCCAGGATCCCGACTTCCCGTCGTCACCGGTCGCGCCCCTGCTGGTGGTCTCCTCGGGCAACCTGGCGCTGATCTACCTGACCCGCTTCCCCGAACGCCTCGGCCGCGACCGTATCGACCACGAATATCCGCAGCTCATCGCCGGTCTCGCCGGTCACCCGGGCGTGGGTCTGGTCATCGTGGACGACAACGGGCCCGTGGCGGTCGGTGCGGCCGGTCGCCACCGGCTCGCCGACGGCACGGTGGAGGGGGTGGATCCACTCCTCCCGTACGGGCCGCACGCGCGCGCCGACCTCCTGCGGCACCAGCAGGCCGCGCACATCGGCGACCTGGTGCTGATCAGCTCGGTCGACCCGGTGACCGACGAGGTGGCGGCCTTCGAGGAGCTGGTCGGCTCCCACGGCGGCCTCGGCGGGTGGCAGACCGAGGCGATGCTCGTACACCCGGCCGAGTGGCAGATCACCCACGGCGATCTTGAAGGACCGGACGCCGTGCACCGGCAGCTCGTCGAGTGGCTCGACCGGCTCGGCCTGCGCACTCAGACCCCGGTGGAGGACGAGCTGGAGGCCGGCGGGCACCTCGCTGTCGAGCAATTTACTCAAGCGACGAGGGAACACGACGGCGCGGCGGCGAGACTTTCCTCCAGCCGGGACCGTTAA
- a CDS encoding SDR family NAD(P)-dependent oxidoreductase, protein MDRFAFAGRTCVITGAASGIGAALTLDLAKRRAVLVLIDRDAEGLARVAELAREIGAKEVSTHVVDLSDGGDRLDLAAEVAARHGGADLLVNNAGVALSGTFEQVSLKDFDWLLEVNLHAVIRMTKAFLPQLLSRPGAHVVNISSLFGLIAPPTQVAYVTSKYGVRGFSEALRHELAGKVGVTVVHPGGIRTNIATSARLTGADEDGTQAAQAAEFTRKALTMPPEEAARQIIAAVQSRKPRLVITRAAKLADVLVRVAPARYWNVIQRQLAKRNM, encoded by the coding sequence GTGGATCGTTTCGCATTTGCCGGACGCACGTGTGTCATCACGGGCGCGGCCAGTGGCATCGGAGCAGCACTGACACTCGACCTGGCCAAGCGCCGGGCGGTGCTCGTGCTGATCGATCGTGACGCCGAGGGCCTCGCCCGCGTCGCCGAGCTGGCCCGGGAGATCGGCGCCAAGGAGGTCAGCACGCACGTCGTCGACCTCTCCGACGGCGGTGACCGGCTGGACCTGGCGGCCGAGGTCGCCGCCCGGCACGGCGGCGCCGACCTGCTGGTCAACAACGCCGGTGTGGCCCTGAGCGGCACGTTCGAGCAGGTCAGCCTGAAGGACTTCGACTGGCTGCTCGAGGTCAACCTGCACGCCGTGATCCGGATGACCAAGGCGTTCCTGCCGCAGCTGCTGAGCCGTCCGGGCGCGCACGTCGTCAACATCTCCAGCCTCTTCGGCCTCATCGCCCCGCCCACCCAGGTCGCGTACGTGACCAGCAAGTACGGCGTCCGCGGCTTCTCCGAGGCGCTGCGCCACGAGCTGGCGGGCAAGGTCGGCGTGACGGTGGTGCACCCGGGTGGCATCAGGACCAACATCGCCACCAGTGCCCGGCTGACAGGCGCTGACGAGGACGGCACCCAGGCCGCGCAGGCCGCGGAGTTCACGCGGAAGGCGCTGACGATGCCACCCGAGGAGGCCGCCCGGCAGATCATCGCGGCGGTGCAGTCCCGCAAGCCCCGGCTGGTGATCACCCGTGCGGCGAAGCTGGCCGACGTGCTGGTGCGTGTCGCCCCCGCCCGCTATTGGAACGTCATCCAGCGTCAGCTCGCCAAGAGAAACATGTAG
- a CDS encoding DUF6174 domain-containing protein has translation MRLRTVLPGLLLITLTGACANDEPNVMNEPPVTWTVPDKYAFTLASECGERALIGRFQVSVVGDKVVAAKGLDDSARNALMLRMADLVPTLQQLEAEAETARREGAEVVEVERDLGDAHPAKITIDYSRNAIDDEACYTIEDYTIGLTEAPSPLPSR, from the coding sequence GTGAGACTCAGGACCGTTCTGCCGGGACTGCTGCTGATCACCCTGACGGGTGCGTGCGCCAACGACGAGCCCAACGTGATGAACGAACCGCCCGTCACCTGGACGGTCCCCGACAAGTACGCCTTCACCCTCGCCTCCGAGTGCGGCGAACGCGCGCTCATCGGCCGTTTCCAGGTCAGCGTCGTGGGTGACAAGGTGGTCGCGGCCAAGGGGCTCGACGACTCCGCACGTAACGCGTTGATGTTGCGCATGGCCGATCTGGTGCCGACCCTGCAGCAGCTGGAGGCCGAGGCCGAGACCGCCCGGCGTGAGGGTGCGGAGGTGGTCGAGGTCGAGCGGGACCTCGGTGACGCCCACCCGGCGAAGATCACCATCGACTACTCACGGAACGCCATCGACGACGAGGCCTGTTACACGATCGAGGACTACACGATCGGGCTAACGGAGGCTCCTTCGCCGCTGCCGTCACGATAG
- a CDS encoding daunorubicin resistance protein DrrA family ABC transporter ATP-binding protein: protein MTADLVIEAEGLVKHFGSTKALQGVDLAVPRGTVLGVLGPNGAGKTTAVRILSTLLTPDAGSARISGFDVVRDAEKVRGVIGLTGQYASVDEDLTGRENLVLFGTLLDLGRAGARQRAAELLEWFDLTDAAGRPAKTYSGGMRRRLDLAASLVGSPDVIFLDEPTTGLDPAKREDMWDVVRTLVAGGSTVLLTTQYLEEADALADAITVIDHGRVIAHDTPEGLKRIVGGQTLEVRPSDPAQLALTASILSEVSSGAAADEIRKGMLAVPVTDDRAMTEAVGRLAAAGVAVTELALHLPSLDEVFFSLTGRTASDDDTTSTTIKEEVAA, encoded by the coding sequence ATGACAGCTGATCTGGTGATCGAGGCCGAGGGCCTCGTCAAGCACTTCGGGTCGACCAAAGCCCTCCAGGGCGTCGATCTCGCCGTGCCCCGGGGGACCGTGCTCGGCGTTCTCGGCCCCAACGGCGCGGGCAAGACCACCGCCGTCCGCATCCTCTCCACACTCCTGACCCCGGACGCCGGCAGCGCCCGCATCAGCGGTTTTGACGTCGTCCGCGACGCCGAGAAGGTCCGCGGGGTGATCGGCCTGACCGGCCAGTACGCCTCGGTCGACGAGGACCTGACCGGCCGGGAAAATCTGGTGCTCTTCGGCACGCTGCTCGACCTGGGCCGGGCCGGTGCCCGGCAGCGGGCCGCGGAGTTGCTGGAGTGGTTCGACCTGACCGACGCGGCGGGGCGACCGGCCAAGACCTACTCCGGGGGCATGCGGCGACGCCTCGACCTGGCCGCGAGCCTCGTCGGCTCCCCCGACGTGATCTTCCTGGACGAGCCGACGACCGGTCTCGACCCGGCCAAGCGCGAGGACATGTGGGACGTCGTCCGCACCCTCGTCGCCGGTGGCTCGACCGTGCTGCTGACCACGCAATATCTCGAGGAGGCGGACGCACTCGCCGACGCGATCACGGTCATCGACCACGGCCGGGTCATCGCCCACGACACTCCCGAGGGCCTCAAGCGCATCGTCGGCGGTCAGACCCTGGAGGTCCGCCCGTCCGACCCGGCGCAGCTCGCACTGACCGCCTCGATCCTCTCCGAGGTGTCCTCCGGCGCCGCGGCCGACGAGATCCGCAAGGGCATGCTCGCCGTACCGGTCACCGACGACCGGGCGATGACCGAGGCGGTCGGCCGGCTCGCCGCGGCGGGTGTCGCCGTCACCGAACTCGCCCTGCACCTGCCCAGCCTCGACGAGGTCTTCTTCTCCCTCACCGGGCGTACGGCGTCCGACGACGACACGACCTCCACCACGATCAAGGAAGAGGTGGCGGCATGA